A single genomic interval of Candidatus Poribacteria bacterium harbors:
- a CDS encoding RtcB family protein, which translates to MAQNITLQKIDEYRWRIPKSYMKGMRVDGIVYANEKLLEHAKSDEALQQVANVAHLPGIVKHSLAMPDLHWGYGFVIGGVAATDPKADGVVSPGGIGYDINCGVRLIRTNLDVSQLEGKRKALVAKLFENVPCGVGSSGTIRLTVQEERRMLEKGAQWAIDREYGHPTDLNFTEATGFLQHANADAASQRALERGKNQLGTLGSGNHFLEVQAVDRIFYREAADAMGLSEGNICVMIHTGSRGFGYQICDEHVKSWVKVAERYGINLPDRQLASAPINSPEGQDYITAMACSANYAWNNRQCIMHLVRQTFMQFFETTEDELGLELVYDVAHNIGKFEKHTVDGKERELFIHRKGATRAFPAGHPEIPDKYQKVGQPVLIPGDMGTASYVLVGNPGAMAETWGTTCHGAGRVLSRRKAIALTKGRSIQKDLEAQGIYVRAEGRRTLQEEVPEAYKDVDEVVRVVDKAGLSRRVARLRPIGVVKG; encoded by the coding sequence ATGGCGCAAAACATAACACTCCAAAAAATCGACGAATACCGCTGGCGCATCCCGAAAAGTTACATGAAAGGCATGCGTGTAGATGGCATAGTCTACGCCAACGAGAAACTCCTCGAACACGCCAAGAGCGATGAAGCGTTGCAACAGGTCGCAAACGTCGCGCATCTCCCCGGCATTGTCAAGCACTCGCTCGCAATGCCCGATTTACACTGGGGCTACGGCTTCGTTATCGGCGGGGTCGCTGCGACCGATCCGAAAGCAGATGGCGTGGTCTCTCCGGGTGGCATCGGATACGACATCAACTGCGGTGTCCGCCTCATCCGGACCAATCTTGATGTCTCGCAGCTGGAGGGAAAACGGAAAGCACTCGTCGCCAAGTTATTTGAGAACGTTCCATGCGGTGTCGGCTCCAGTGGTACGATTCGGCTTACTGTTCAAGAAGAGCGACGGATGCTGGAAAAGGGAGCGCAGTGGGCAATTGATCGGGAATACGGACACCCAACCGACCTTAACTTCACCGAGGCGACAGGTTTCCTCCAACACGCCAACGCTGATGCAGCGAGCCAACGCGCTTTAGAACGCGGCAAGAACCAACTCGGGACACTCGGTTCAGGCAATCATTTTCTTGAAGTTCAAGCCGTTGACCGCATTTTTTACAGAGAAGCCGCTGATGCGATGGGATTAAGTGAAGGCAACATCTGTGTCATGATTCATACCGGCTCACGCGGTTTCGGTTATCAAATCTGTGATGAGCACGTCAAGAGTTGGGTCAAGGTTGCCGAAAGATACGGCATAAATCTTCCTGACCGGCAACTCGCCTCCGCGCCGATCAACTCACCGGAGGGACAGGATTACATCACCGCGATGGCATGTAGTGCGAACTATGCATGGAACAATCGGCAGTGTATCATGCACCTCGTCCGTCAGACCTTCATGCAGTTTTTTGAGACGACTGAAGATGAACTCGGCTTGGAACTCGTCTACGACGTGGCGCATAACATCGGAAAATTCGAGAAACACACCGTTGATGGCAAGGAACGTGAGTTATTTATCCATCGCAAAGGCGCGACACGTGCGTTTCCAGCGGGGCACCCCGAGATCCCCGATAAATACCAGAAAGTCGGGCAACCCGTGCTGATTCCCGGTGATATGGGGACCGCCTCTTACGTACTTGTTGGTAATCCGGGAGCGATGGCAGAGACATGGGGCACAACTTGTCACGGTGCTGGCAGAGTGCTCTCACGGCGGAAAGCAATCGCATTAACGAAGGGACGTTCTATCCAGAAAGATTTGGAGGCACAAGGCATCTACGTCCGCGCAGAAGGTAGACGTACCCTTCAAGAAGAGGTCCCTGAGGCTTACAAAGATGTTGACGAAGTCGTCCGCGTTGTTGACAAAGCCGGACTCTCCCGCCGCGTCGCACGCCTCCGTCCTATCGGTGTTGTAAAGGGTTAA